The following is a genomic window from Oscillospiraceae bacterium.
CCGGTTCTTGAGCAAGAGCTACCACGAAGATTTGATTCAGACCCGCATGGAAGAGAAGATCGAGCACGTTGTCAGCCGAAACCAGCTCTTTCTCCTCGACGATCGCCTGACGGACATCGACGTCGACATCCCGGGCATGGAGGGCTTTCTCAACAAGTCGGCGGAGGTTGAGATCACGCAGGACTTCTATCTGCCGCTCCTGCTCGGTCACGTCAAGTTGGAGCCGGTCTACACAATGACGGCGAAGTCGCGCGTCACTGTCACAACGCCGGCCGAATTTGTCCGGAACACGGACTTTGTGGTCGATATCATCGAGGATGTCACCGGAACGGATGTGACGGAAAAGCTCGTCACTTTTTTTACCAAGATCACGGATTTCTTCAAGAGCGGCTGAGACGGCGTGTCTTTTCGTGCCGTGTGTATGAGACGCCGCGCGGGAGTGGGTTGCCCGTTGGGGGCGAACGATGGGAGGGTTCGGGATGAGATTTTTAGAAAAGAACCGAGGTTCCATCTCCGTGTTGCTGTCCATCATTTTGCTGCCCACAATGACGTTTGTGGGGTTGATGGTGGATTCCGCCAGGCTCGATCTGTCGCGGGCGTTGGTGGAGAGTTCCGGCGCGCTCACAACCAACGCGGGGCTGGCCAATTACGACACGGTGCTGAAGGACGTTTACGGTCTGTTTGCGATGTCTCAGAACGACGCCGATCCGGACGCCGCCCTGCAGGAGAATCTGGAGCGATATTTTAAAAACACGCTGCAAGCGCACGGTTTGCTTGAGAGCGACGATTTGGATCTGCAGAGCGAACTGCTGGGGGAGCTTCAGGATATATTTGTAAAATCCGGCACCCAGTCGCGCGACAGCCTATTGGATGTGGGGTACGATTCATTTGAGGCCAAGTATGTCGACGACAGCAGTTTGGCCAATCCCAGGATTTTAAAGAGCCAGATTGTGGAATTCATGAAATACCGCGGCCCGGCCAGCATAGGGCTGAGCATCTTGGACTCGCTGTCCATATTCAAGAA
Proteins encoded in this region:
- a CDS encoding pilus assembly protein, which translates into the protein MYKRLIWEENGAASIVEYSIVLPLCLVVLLFIFFVGYVLNQRALLDSAAHRGVLLAQQFYADPNYDVIVDLGLAAGDSDYAGHKERHEFKDIGFENDPYRFLSKSYHEDLIQTRMEEKIEHVVSRNQLFLLDDRLTDIDVDIPGMEGFLNKSAEVEITQDFYLPLLLGHVKLEPVYTMTAKSRVTVTTPAEFVRNTDFVVDIIEDVTGTDVTEKLVTFFTKITDFFKSG